The following are encoded in a window of Hemiscyllium ocellatum isolate sHemOce1 chromosome 46, sHemOce1.pat.X.cur, whole genome shotgun sequence genomic DNA:
- the LOC132836194 gene encoding uncharacterized protein LOC132836194, producing MLGRKGAREAGRRGGRGRGEPDGGEEGSRTAGREGARGAGRRGGRGRGGPDGGRGGPDGGEEGGEGGRTAGRKGARGAGRRGGRGRGGPDGGEEGGEGGRTAGRKGARGAGRRGGRGRGGPDGGEEGGEGGRTAGRKGARGAGRRGGRGPDGGEEGGEGGRTAGRKGARGAGRRGGRGRGGAGRRGGRGRGGAGRGAGRVRGEPDEGQEGGEGGPDEGQEGGEGGPDEGQEGGEGSRTRGRKGARGAGRGAGRGRGEPDEGQEEGEGSRTPGRMGARGAGRRGGRGRGEPDAGEEGGEGSRTRGRKGARGAGRRGGRGRGEPDEGQEGGEGSRTRGRKGARGAGRGTGRGRGEPDEGQEGGEGSRTPGRMGARGAGRRGGRGRGEPDEGQEGGEGSRTPGRKGARGAGRGAGRGRGEPDEGQEEGEGSRTPGRKGARGAGRGAGRGRGEPDEGQEEGEGGPDGGEEGGEGGPDEGQEGGEGSRTRGRKGARGAGRGAGRGRGEPDEGQEGGEGSRTRGRKGARGAGRGAGRGRGEPDEGQEGGEGSRTRGRKGARGGRTRGRKGARGAGRGAGRGRGEPDEGQEGGEGSRTRGRKGARGAGRGAGRGRGEPDEGQEGGEGSQEMELHLVGEKSLDSGVRDIGGDFRNDLLYMIMGRRW from the coding sequence ATGCTGGGGAGGAAGGGGGCGAGGGAAGCCGGACGGCGGggaggaagggggcgaggggAGCCAGACGGCGGGGAGGAAGGGAGCCGGACggcggggagggagggggcgaggggggcCGGACGGCGGggaggaagggggcgagggggGCCGGACGGCGGGCGAGGGGGGCCGGACGGCGGggaggaagggggcgagggggGCCGGACGGCGGggaggaagggggcgagggggGCCGGACGGCGGggaggaagggggcgagggggGCCGGACGGCGGggaggaagggggcgagggggGCCGGACGGCGGggaggaagggggcgagggggGCCGGACGGCGGggaggaagggggcgagggggGCCGGACGGCGGggaggaagggggcgagggggGCCGGACGGCGGggaggaagggggcgagggggGCCGGACGGCGGGGAGGAAGGGGGCCGGACGGCGGggaggaagggggcgagggggGCCGGACGGCGGggaggaagggggcgaggggAGCCGGACGGCGGggaggaagggggcgagggggggcCGGACGGCGGggaggaagggggcgagggggggcCGGACGAGGGGCAGGAAGAGTGCGAGGGGAGCCAGACGAGGGGCAggaagggggcgagggggggcCGGACGAGGGGCAggaagggggcgagggggggcCGGACGAGGGGCAGGAAGGGGGCGAGGGGAGCCGGACGAGGGGCAGGAAGGGGGCGAGGGGAGCCGGACGAGGGGCAGGAAGGGGGCGAGGGGAGCCGGACGAGGGGCAGGAAGAGGGCGAGGGGAGCCGGACGCCGGGGAGGATGGGGGCGAGGGGAGCCGGACGCCGGggaggaagggggcgaggggAGCCGGACGCCGGggaggaagggggcgaggggAGCCGGACGAGGGGCAGGAAGGGGGCGAGGGGAGCCGGACGCCGGggaggaagggggcgaggggAGCCGGACGAGGGGCAGGAAGGGGGCGAGGGGAGCCGGACGAGGGGCAGGAAGGGGGCGAGGGGAGCCGGACGAGGGACAGGAAGGGGGCGAGGGGAGCCGGACGAGGGGCAGGAAGGGGGCGAGGGGAGCCGGACGCCGGGGAGGATGGGGGCGAGGGGAGCCGGACGCCGGggaggaagggggcgaggggAGCCGGACGAGGGGCAGGAAGGGGGCGAGGGGAGCCGGACGCCGGggaggaagggggcgaggggAGCCGGACGAGGGGCAGGAAGGGGGCGAGGGGAGCCGGACGAGGGGCAGGAAGAGGGCGAGGGGAGCCGGACGCCGGggaggaagggggcgaggggAGCCGGACGAGGGGCAGGAAGGGGGCGAGGGGAGCCGGACGAGGGGCAGGAAGAGGGCGAGGGGGGGCCGGACGGCGGggaggaagggggcgagggggggcCGGACGAGGGGCAGGAAGGGGGCGAGGGGAGCCGGACGAGGGGCAGGAAGGGGGCGAGGGGAGCCGGACGAGGGGCAGGAAGGGGGCGAGGGGAGCCGGACGAGGGGCAGGAAGGGGGCGAGGGGAGCCGGACGAGGGGCAGGAAGGGGGCGAGGGGAGCCGGACGAGGGGCAGGAAGGGGGCGAGGGGAGCCGGACGAGGGGCAGGAAGGGGGCGAGGGGAGCCGGACGAGGGGCAggaagggggcgagggggggcCGGACGAGGGGCAGGAAGGGGGCGAGGGGAGCCGGACGAGGGGCAGGAAGGGGGCGAGGGGAGCCGGACGAGGGGCAGGAAGGGGGCGAGGGGAGCCGGACGAGGGGCAGGAAGGGGGCGAGGGGAGCCGGACGAGGGGCAGGAAGGGGGCGAGGGGAGCCGGACGAGGGGCAGGAAGGGGGCGAGGGGAGTCAAGAAATGGAGTTGCATTTGGTGGGGGAGAAGAGTTTAGATAGTGGGGTGAGGGATATAGGAGGGGATTTTAGAAATGACTTGTTGTATATGATTATGGGGCGAAGGTGGTGA